One Pelodiscus sinensis isolate JC-2024 chromosome 9, ASM4963464v1, whole genome shotgun sequence genomic window, gacgcagccatggattACAACTTTATACAACAGAATGAAAACCCTTTAATAGCAAAGCCTTCTTTGGACAAATGTAATACAGTTGTGCTTTTAAATACAGATAGTACTGTAATACAATATCTTTCTCTGCAATAGGGGCTGTTCTCCAGCTGTCAATAAAATACACTCAAGAATACAATAGTGTCCCTCCAACCATTACGTTCAACACCATTCCGTTCCATCCCAATGGTAAGGACCATGTGAAAAATTGTCTGATTGTGTAGTTAGATATTTCAGATATTTTGTGTACCTTGACTTTTATTTCCCTGAACTGTCATTACTCCAATAGAATCCTAGTTCCAATCCCCCCAAAAACTCTGTGCAGTTTTCAGGCAGGGGATTCATAAACCATGTCCAAACCATGCATTTAAATACTCAGATTGTCCCAGAGGTGCATCAATCTCTATTTTTATGTCTGAATGCCCAAATGCAGAATTCGTTGATTAAATACAGGATTTGGGTCTTAGCACAACTTGCATATTTgaaaagcagcctctctctgggcCACTACGTGTCCAGCAGGTCCATGTAAGCACATGTCCCTTCCTAAATAGAAAAGTCACCGCTAGTCAAGGAGAAGTTCCTGTTTCTCCTGTGTCCTGCATAACTTCCCAACCTGCACAAAGTGAACTCTAAGAAGGAAGTCTGCATAGCCAAGGCTGTGTTAATACAAGCCTGGCAGACAGAGAGGATGATAGGTCACACTCACTCAGCATTACAGTGCCTAGCCAGTACCTAGCTTTTAAAATCTCCCTATCCAGTCCTATTGTAAGACAGCACATCATTCTTACTAGAACAGGTCCCCTTCATCGCACTGACAGGCTGGCTCTTCATCTGGTTTTGGGGCCATCTCTGGCGTGCTCTCTGCCTCAGGGTCTGGTCTACCAATGAGGTCTTGGCTGTCTAGAGAAACAGCCTCCTGGATATATCTGGTCATTTTTTGCATCTTAAATTCCAATCCTATGCTAGGATTCATGGGTAGAGCCCTCACCAAAAATCCAGTATAGCTCCTCAAAATAAGGGCAGGTACTGAGAGCACTATCTGTTTGTGTCCCTAGCGGTGCTGTAATTCTGCTGGAGCTCCTTTGTTTTTGTACAACACTGGGCTTTGTCCTGAGAGTGCCTATTCTCCCACTCTTGCTCCGAGGACCACTTGTAAATCAGTATAAAACAGTGACTGCTGTTAAAATGGGAGGTTCAGGACCTCTAGACAGGCCCACTCAGCAGCATAGTGCCTGGCTGCCATAACGGGGATGTGACTCTGGGAATTTGCCACCAGCTGACCCAGAAGCAGTAGAGACACATAGGTAAGCAGATGTGAAGCAATGCAACGTGCGATGGCAGTGGAAGGACTGCTGGAAGTGGTAGATTTTATTCAAAATCAAGATGTGTCCACACAAACattatactacaggcagtccccgggttacgtacaagatagggactgtgggtttgttcttaagttgaatttgtatgtaagtcggaactggcgtccagattcagccgctgctgaaactgaccagtggctgactataggaagcctgaggcagagttgctctgccctgggcttcctggaatcagccgctgatcagtttcaacagcggctgaatttggacacctgggacagagcagctgaggcgctgccgggtaggtccccgcagcgccgcacctcagcactgcggggaccaacccggcagcaccccagctgctctacccccaggtgtccccaagtcagccgctgctgaaactgatcagcggctgattccaggaaacccggggcagagcaactctgcctcgggcttcctgtagtcagccgctggtcagtttcagcagcaccagcagcggctgacttggggacgcctggggcagagcagctggggtgctgccgggttggtccagtagtgccgaggagtggcgctgcgggaccaacccggcagcgccccagctgctctaccccaggcgttgtcgtcgagaaaagtctggtctgctggggatgaggggggcgcactagctgcacacccccccagcagaccagggagacgcgggtggcgggaccgctgagacgcaccgcagtcccacctgcatcctccacggctttgctccgcatctccctggtctgctggggggagctccccccagcagaccagggagacggggagcaaagcctcggaggacgccggcagcgggacagctgcggctcatctgggctgtcccgctgcccgcatgctccgcggctttgctccgcgtcttcctggtctgctgggggggctcccccccgcagcagaccagggagacacggagcagcttttctcaccccagaggacgcgggcggcgggaccgcggcgcatctgggcgtcccgctgctcccgtcctccagggtgagaaaagccccgttcgtaactgtggatccgacataagtcagatccgcataactcggggactgcctgtagtataacTCATTCTGGAAATAGCAACGTTGCTTTCAAAACAGATTAATGACAATGGGATAAAATGTCAGATAAATCAAAACTAGATTTTTTCTGTGTGGGCAAGTGTcaatttctgccaaaaaaaaaaaattgaggttATAAGTAGAAAAAGCTTCCCATGTAGATAAGCCCTTAAAATTGTACTGATAACCATACATTTGGCATTTTCTAATTTTTGAATGCATGACTTTGCAATGTAAAATGTTCTTTTCACATACCTTTTAATGCAATTTCTGTCATAAACTCTGAAAGGGAGAATTTTTTGTGGCCAGTTTTAGTCCTAGAGACTCATGCAGCTTACAcgctaaggctgtgtccagactcaggttttttttttttgaaaaaagtagccttttttcgaaaaatcttcacctgcgtctagactgcagctgccttctttcaaaattaaatcgaaagaacgcggctttcctttcgacggcggtaaacctcatttcacgaggaagaatgccttttttcgaaagtactctttcgaaaaaaggcattcttgaatgccaacagggctttttagaaagagagcatccagactcactcgctgctttctttcgaaaaagcggcttgctttttcgaaagtactgcttgcagtctagacgctctttttcgaaagaggctttttcaaaagatactttcaaaaaatcctctttcgaaagaagcttgcagtctagacatagcctaagggccAAATATAAGCCTCCATACCTTTGCATCTCCAGTGAAAGGATACGTTAGTGTGAATCAAAATAAAGTTTAgcccatagtttgatacttcagTGCACTTTAGAAATAGAAAACAAAGTGCTATAATGATCAGTATAAACCTATATAATTATTTAGTTCTTGAATTGCAGCTATGCCAAAGGCTCCACACAGGTTTTGGCCCTGTTGGACAGGCACCATTCACAACCAAAGCAAGAGCATAATCTATGTGAACAATTGGGGGTGTAAGGACAGGAGGACAAGTGTGACAATGATAGGAACACATGGTTATATTGACTTGCCCTATGCAACACCTAGATGGCTTGAGGAATTTAAACTTATACATAAATAAAACACAATAATCATCACTAGTTCTTCTAGCATACAACAGCCATGTTGTTAAATTCTTTCGAAGTTACACTGCCATATTTTTTCAATACAGTGGATCAGCACTCAGGAAGACCTTGTATAGATTTTCTAGACAATCCTAAAGAGTGGAACGGAAAATTAACGATGAGTAGCATTATACTCGCTATCCAGGTAAGGAAAGAGTATTGCAAACAGCTTAGTTTAAATCTCTTTCATAAAATAAAACACCTTTTATGTATACTTTACCTATATAGCAGGGATTTCAAACCTGCAAGCTGATTGTTTGATGAAGAATTATTCATTTGgttcaaaatttaaaaatgtaaatgtctGGATTACTTCAGAGCAGCAGCAAATATATTTTGTAGAACTTCTTATTTTAAAttagattaatttatttttacttgTGTATTTATTCCCTAGTGTTTCATGTGGCAGCACATTACTTCTGAGTAAGGCAGATAGATAAATGAATGAGTATGATTGAAGCTGTTGCCAGTGCTAAATATTTTTGACCAGTAGCTACTTTGATCTTTTGGATTTATGCTCTCTTATCTTGAGCAAGCCACTGCTCAAGACATGTGTACTCTGCCTGATTctctgtacttttaaaaatactttaaaaatgctGATAACTCTACTTTTAAATTCCTGAATTATCTCATGGTCAAAGTCTTGATCATGAGTGTTGGCATGTGTCTTGAGATTAGTGAGTAACTCAAAGCAGCTACGTTTAGTTTTAACACACAGGCCTCAGTGTTTCAAATTTACTGCCTTTTCTTCcaccaaaaaaaattttttttttaaatcatacagCTTTCTCCGTGTAGCAAGCCCGACCTCCTTTTTTAATGTCTTTCCCATCACTGTGCTCTCCACTCATGACTGAAAATGTCCCCCAGATGTTGCATGATTTTTGTGGACATCCTAGTATAGGCTATGAGTAAAACAAATGGCAGAGTCGTGTATCATTCATGGCTGTCTGCTTGGAATTATACAAAAACCTGAGAGAAAACAGGAAGAAGGGAGCATAGGTTATGACCACACAGCCCTTTTCTAAGGTAATTTAATGAAGGGCCCAATCCCAATCCTAACAAAGCCATTAAGTGGCCTCTTTTTTGCTTTGAACTTAACATGCCAATATGGTATTAATTTCATtgtaaaacaataaaaacaatttAGATGGATTGCGTGTCTGAGACGGGTAGATGTTTTAGATACCAATATGTCCTctctctctgtatgtgtgtgtgtgtttatacctTTCTACAGGTAATGCTTTCTAATCCAGAACTGGAAAATGCAGTGAATGTGGAAGCAGCAGAGATGCTGAAAAACAACATATCCTTGTACAGACAAATGGTTCTACGTTGTGTTAGAACTAGCCAACACTTAGAGGGTAATATTTGCTTTGTTATTACCCATAAATAGAgtcttgttctttttaaaactcCTTATCTAAAAACAGATTGTTGTATGCTCCACAGTAAAATTACATTAGTCTGATTGGTAATTGGTAATTTAATGTCAAAACAAACGCCAGTTGGTGTTTTGAAAGGGAATATTCTGAGTGGATAAAAGTGTTGCTATAAATTATATGTTGGTGAATGAGCTCTAGAGTAATTTACATAGTGATATTGGGGAAAGTCAGATTTGTTTCAGGAAAAGTAAGTCAGAGGAAGGGTGTTAGATGAATTGTATTTGTCTTGATGAGAATCTTCATGAGAATGACATTCAGAGTATGTCTGGactgcggtgctatttcaggatatcggaagtatcctgaaatagcaacgccACATCTTTAAACGCTCCCACTATTTCCCGAAATAGCGGGCGCACTATTCtagcgtccctgtaaccctcgtgtTGGGATTTGTctgaatagtgccttattttgaaattaaatttcaaaataagttctttcGACCTAGACTCAGGATAaacatagcgcaaattgcgtagcttattctgacagaaggatgctgtctagacacacccttagctaTGATTATGCTATATAATGACAAGACTGCAGAAGCAACTACTGCTAGGGTAAAAATTGGGGCCGAATTTGGGTCAGTAAGTATATTTCATGTTATTGATGCTAGGAGAGCATATGGGGGGAATAAGAAAATGTGGAACTGCAACTGTACTTCCTCTCCATGAGCCAAATTCCAGTGCACTGACCACTTTATGCCACTCAGATGTCACAAAATGGCTGTATTCTGACAATAATGGGAAGAGCCCTGTGTGAATACAAAAATGTGGCTCCAGATCTGCCAGGCTCAACTCCTCATCTGATCCACAATCCCTGGACAACAAATCTGTACAACAAATCTGGAAGGGGAGCAGAGATGAGCAAGAAGGAGACAGGGTCCTGTAGGGAAGAGGCAGGAAACATCTGGGGGAGggtggaaagagagagagtgtgtgtgtgtgtaggtagggtAGTTGtcacattttctatttttttattaatCTCTTTCGAGTGCTGCCATTTCTGTTTCTACATACAGAAAGGGGGAAATGGGGATCCAGAGCCACCTGTTGCATTTCCACTCTTGTGGAGGCTGCTGTCCTTTTCAGCAGTGTGCCAGGGCTCCGCAGGACAGTGCTCACCAGATGGGacatgggagaggggctgggcagggctggcacttggCCCCTCCTGCAGGGAGATTTAGGACAATACTTCTTGCATCCACAGGTATCCGCTTCACTATCCATTCCACTGTCCGTGGGTATCTGCATTGGCAGATCTGgatatctgtggatatctgcggaTATGCAAGGCTCTAAGGAGTTAGTGCCTAGAAGAAAATTCCCCTGTTGCAGAGGACCTTCCTGCTCGCACAAAGCCATGAGCATCAGCTGCTGTGCCAGCTGCCTGCCCGAACCTTTGGTGTACTGTATGGAACAGCTGCACTCCTTTTGACGTCTATTATTAATGAGAGGGACAGGCGGAGGAGTGTACATGCAGAGGTGAATCAAGTCCAATATTTGTATCATAGTGCAGATGTGGTAGCTTGTCAATTATGAGTAtggggcggcggggggcagggagggatatAGGACCGATCTTTATCTGATATAAACCAacgtagctccattgaagtcactgaaaTGGAACCAATTTACAGGATCTGGctcataacttttttttaaaatgtcttcctTCACCTTTGCAGACCTTCCTAGCACTGGGGGAGATTGTGCTTCTTCTCTGAAGTATTTCTTGCCATCTGAAGCATCTTCTCGGGACCATGTCAGGTAACTGATTATGATGAACTTAATGATCCCACTCCATTGACTTAAGAGCAAAGCATCCACTGATAACTTCAAAAGAAGAAATGCCAGGCTCAGGTTGTATTGCAATCTGTATCCTAAAAAGAgcaattattttccttttcctgGTAGTGGCTATTCCCAATTATTTAATTTCCATTTGGAAACATTGGGCAAGCAGCTGCCTTCACAGCTATTGGAAGTAATTCTAATTTCCACATGAAATGAGCCAGGAAACGTGTCATTGTTGGGCCAAGTGATATTTTGGTTTGGCCTAGTCAGGGTCATTTATTCTAGGAGATGATACATGTTTAAggccatttattattttaatagtatAGGAAAAGCAATTAATTATTTCCAGAATATACtagatcatttttattttatattaatttcCATTGCAATAGATTTGTGCATAGTGTTAGtactgaaataattctgaagttaAATTTCAAGCTAACACACACTAGGGCCTAATTCACGCCCCTTGCACCACTCTGGAATCTGATTGTTTCTGATCACCTGTGAATTCCCTTAGTGTTAGAGTCTAAAGTTCATTAGTGAGTTCCAACCCCACCATATCTCCAGGAACTGGTGTTTAGATTGTGTCCCAGGCAATAGGGGTGATGTTCTGGCCCTACTAAAGTCACAGACAAAACTCTCTTTGACTTCACATTTCATAGTTATGCATGAACTTCAGAGGCTACTGAATCAGAACCATTACAAAACAAATGAACAGGATCAGTTTGTCATCAACATATTATGGATCCCATCCCTCCTTCTTTGGACACTCAGCACATCCATTGCTGAAGTGAGAGTTCTGGCATCATTTCCTTTCAGGGCATGGCTTTAAATATTGGTAAAAGCAAAACACCTGTGAAGAGTTGCTTTTAACATTTTACAAGACCTCAAAGGCTAGGATGTGGGTAAGAGAAGGACATTAAATAGAGAGAAATAGGGTGGTCATTGAGGTCAAGGGTCCACGTTTTCTCAATGACTGGTCGTCTTCCTCTCAACCTCACTATTGTGTATTGAGCATCTGAGAGCAAAGGAATGATAGTGGTTTTTATTGTTCACATGTACAATTATCTCTTATTTGTTGTTTCTAGAATTATGTGGACTGGTttgttttatttgccttttgatAATTACATTATATAGGTATCTTTATTGAACCAAGAGCACCTAGAACAAGACAAGACAATACATAATAAAGAGCCAATCAGGGCACTAAGTTTGTGGCGTGTCCAAGTCCTTGTGTTCTATCTGATGCTGTCAGACAGGATTCTCAGAAGCACCCAGTGTTTGCCTGAATCCCCTGACTATAAGCTTGTCTAGTCAACACCAGAGGGCTATACATTTTAGTCCACACTAGCTTGTGCTTTAGTCAACACCAGAGGGCTATACATTTTAGTCCACACTAGCTTGTTGCACACTAACTGGCCTGTGTGGATCCTGCTGGCATGCACTAGAAGTTCCCTACTGTGTGTTAACATAGTGCTGTTTGAAATGGGACTACATTAACATGTACTAGAAATTATCCAATACATGGTCCACATAGGTCAATTAACTCATGACAGATTAGTGTGAACTAAAGCTTGTACCCATCTGGTGCAGACTAAAACaatatgtagacaagccctgacaCAGAGGCTAagagtcccactgatttcaatgagggCAGAGCTAGGCCAGCATTGAGTGTCTAAAAATTATTAGTAGTGGTATTGTGGTAGCATCTACAAGTCCCATTCCTCGACCAGGACTCTATTGTGCTAGGTGTGGTACAGAGAACCAAAAAGACAGTTCCTGCCCCATGGAGCTAGTAATCTAGGTAAAATCCTCTCCACCACATTAAAACGATCTTATTTAGCTTCCCAAAACTGTTTTGCTTAAACATGCAATGGCAAGAGAGAGAACACGTTTCAAAAGGCTAATTGACGCTCAGAATTTTGTACAAAATAAGGTATTGAGGAGATATATTAGTACAAGATCAAAACCGACTTTTCATTGTCTGCTATAAATGGTCTTTGGGTCAATATGAGGTAGGCTGAGTGAGCCTAGCTGGAAACTGTCTTAGCCTTGGTACAAGTTAGAACATCCACAGAATTTAACTGAGAGGAAAATTTGGTCTACAGTGTGAATAGTAATGCAATTGACAGTGTAAAAAATTCAATATTTAAGTAagcattttgcttcatttataATTTATATATGTGTAATAGCTTTGATACTAAAGACATAACCATAAAACATAAaaagaggattttaaaaattctacTCTGTGTTTGTTGGTGAGTTATGATAGCTGTTTTAGAAGGTACATATTCCTTTCCTGTTAACAATATATTCCCTTAACCAGATCAACTTTATAAATAATCAGAAAATTCGTTCTTTTCTGCTAAACTAATCCTTGGAAGGGGCTGTGGGACCAGGGGCAGACTATGAAAATAATCCATCTGGTTGTCTCATAAAACTGGTAACTTGTAAACATAGCTAAAACGTCTTTAAAATATTAGTGTTTGCTCTTCTTTAAGCTGGATGCTTTACACGCTACtgactctgtctctgtctctgttgcTTACGAGCAGCCAGTAATATAATAATTTAAACCCTTTTAAATTTATTCTGCTGTTTTGTTGAAGGTTGTGCATGAAAATCTGTGCTCACCACTCTCTGATTACCAGAAATTTTACTTTGCCTTTATGTTTTCAGAAGGACAACAACCATTTCATTTGAAGATTACTACAGGACATGGTCAGGAATAGCCACATCAAAAGTAGCAGAACATTTCAAAGTTCCATGTAAGATGATATACCTGAATTAGTAAAATTAAACATAATGGTCCTGATTATTCTTCTCATTTtggatttacactagtgtaacaACTTTGCCTTCAGTGAAGTTGTTCCTGATTGCGAGATCGAGATCAAGCCATATATCTGAAGCATTCACACATTAGGATCAGATccttagctgatgtaaattgaCATAACTGCAATGACTTCAGTAGAGCTATGTCCGTTTACACCAATTGACgattatgtttttattttattattgcaTTGTCCTATGAGTCCGAGTGATGGACTCAGGCTAGCACAGTGGGTCCAATTTCATAATGTGAAACAAAAAGAGGGACTCTGcactccaaagagcttacaatttaagTAAGTTCTTGTTAGGATGTTTGGAAAGCTAGTTTGTACTTGAAGAAAACAAATTAAGGAGTCATTAGTGAAGTGTAAACAATTATGATGAGTAGGAAAACATTTTGAGAGGAtgataaaatcaaaataaaacagaTGTGGACTGTGGCCAACACAGCCCTGGTGATAATGCAGTGTTGCATTACTACAGTCTGTTATAACCAGGGCCGGCTCTACAGAGCGCAGGGCCCGATTCCacgggcggggccacacatgcgcggggccccaggcagcacggTTCATGCATTGCGTGCCAGAGGCACGACGCATGCCCCCTGTGTCCTGGACATCACGacacatgcgctgtgcgcccacACGTGCGCAGTGCCCCAGGAGTACAACGCATGCGTGACCCCCAGGCGCTTGGTGCATGCACTGGGCGCAAGCGCCATGCTCCCAGGACGTCACgacgcatgcgccatgcgcccgggggcccCCGCGCAAGCATCGTGCTCCTGGCGCACTGCGCATGCATCGCTTCCCTAGGTGCGGGGCCCCCTCAGGTGCGGGGCCTCACGGCGGGGAATCAGCTTAATCGGCCTAAGTCCGGCCCTGGTTGtaactaagggtgcgtctacactgcaccctaaactcaaaataagatatgcaatttgagctatgcaaattgcatatcttattttgaatctattttgaaatttgaaatttggtgcatctacacagtgtcaaattttgaaataacctgctattttgagacatcccttaacccttgtggaacaagcgTTATCGGGATGCCAAAACAGTGCacccattattctgaaaaatattttgaaataacacgcctCTTGTGTACAAGCAGCGTAGCTATTTGGGGATATCTCCGGTATCCCACAATAGCCATGAAGTGTAAACGTAcccgaagggtatgtctacactaccccgctagttcgaactagcgggggtaatgtagtcatccgcacttgcaaataaagcccgggatttgaatttcccgggcttcatttgcatgaagccagccggcgccatttttaaatgccggctagttcggactccgtgccgcgcggctacatgtggcacggactagctagttcggataaggcttctaatccgaactagctgtatgcctcgaactagcggggtagtgtagacatacccttagttactagTGCATTTGGACTCAGGGCAGTGCTTCAATAGTATTTTAGTGGGATTACTTATCAGAGTTTCAGTTTACAAGATCAGGTTTGTATTGTTATTTATTACATACTAACAGGTGAGGCCCATCattgaccaggcaaagtcattttgtatagattacacttataggaaaattcaagaaattaaatatatgcaaTTGAATTTTTTATAAATGTGCttacaaaagggaagtaaaaaaagttttaaatttgtaggatttcaacttaaaacattattttattgaataattatcaTATATAATAAATTTGAGTCAGAAACTCTTAATGAGTGAAGAAAATTAACTTGTGTTGGctgaaattaaatataaaaataaatcaaaataaaaaatgaaaattgaaatAAATCGCTGGTGCATAAAAATCTTTAGACAATAATATCAAGCAATCAATTCTGattctttttaatatttattgaagtaaataacaaaacaaatatgAATGCCAAAAAAGGTAACGCCTATCacgtaaagcttccattactctttctgtaactaatgTGAATGAATTAGTGATTTGTAAtggtaaaaattttctttgcattaaaatgacagttgaataggtgactcaattttaattttgttagcaataTTTTTATGAACGCTAATAATAATAGTCATGATTTTTtcccaatgaaaaacaaaataactaTGTAAACCTTTCATccagcatattccagtgtaaaaagtagtgcattcagcaaATTTAAGTGGCAACTaattttatgcaaaatttggtatctataAGTAATCATGaaatatgactttattttgcgCAAACAAAgccacaaactcttcaaaatatatagtagattctattttttaaaaagtcatataATTGCCATTTTATGTTCATGCATTTCAATGCTAATTCTTGTCCTATTTTCTTGTTTTATTCATAATACTTAAGAAATGCACATACATTGTTGCCATACACCAAAGACCAAAATTTGCTCTTGATTACAGGGGAtcttcgctataagtccaagatatgttccaaaagcTTGGACTTACatcaaaacaacttaaagcagggattttttttcccgcAGCTGCCTTCCAATTAAGCAAATTGTGGGGAGTGTTTTGCATGACTTATCactgggaatgggaggacttataatgcatcagttcctacaaacatcaacgactttagtgtggaatgg contains:
- the UBE2U gene encoding ubiquitin-conjugating enzyme E2 U isoform X2, with translation MHSRAYLLLEREYLEYKEANIFGIFATPIKDNLLEWLVEVQGLKDSLWEGAVLQLSIKYTQEYNSVPPTITFNTIPFHPNVDQHSGRPCIDFLDNPKEWNGKLTMSSIILAIQVMLSNPELENAVNVEAAEMLKNNISLYRQMVLRCVRTSQHLEDLPSTGGDCASSLKYFLPSEASSRDHVRRTTTISFEDYYRTWSGIATSKVAEHFKVPLFEDPAFIGNYYDRKAKNVTGTGEWDEDTYKAIVSRLIRKQNQQTIDEKLLAIRKIEQENSLFSQAPDMPGLVPKNQAADKERPHSKEEELWEREVDNLVAWTNTLSTKGLED